One segment of Pseudomonas asgharzadehiana DNA contains the following:
- a CDS encoding DUF1513 domain-containing protein, whose translation MLRRQALAIGSVLLSALTLGGWTLFKSKDKRPLLLSARDDADGKHYAVGYHLDGKPVFATQVGQRCHDIINHPTLPIALFVARRPGTESYLIDLRDGALLQTITSNANRHFYGHAVIHQSGDSLYATENDTSDPGRGLLGVYKFEGERLVHSGELSTHGIGPHQVSWMPDGETLIVANGGIRTEAESRVEMNLNAMEPSLVLMRRDGTLISKETLAQQMNSVRHMGIASDGTILTGQQFMGPSQERSELLAIKRPGQPFVPFPVADEQLQAMGHYTASVAVHSELRLVALTAPRGNRFFIWDMDSGELRLDGPLPDCAGVGAVADGFVVTSGQGRCRFYDCRQQPLVATPLELPAGLWDNHLHLI comes from the coding sequence ATGCTCAGGCGACAGGCTTTGGCCATTGGCAGCGTACTGCTCAGCGCACTCACCCTGGGTGGCTGGACGCTGTTCAAAAGCAAAGACAAACGCCCGCTGCTGTTGTCGGCGCGGGATGATGCGGACGGCAAGCACTACGCCGTGGGCTACCACCTGGACGGCAAACCCGTATTTGCCACCCAGGTTGGCCAGCGTTGCCACGACATCATCAACCACCCCACGCTACCGATTGCGTTGTTTGTTGCCCGACGCCCAGGCACCGAGAGTTACCTGATCGACCTGCGTGATGGCGCATTGCTGCAAACCATTACCTCGAACGCCAATCGCCACTTCTATGGCCATGCGGTGATTCACCAGAGCGGCGACTCGCTGTACGCCACCGAAAACGACACCTCCGACCCCGGTCGCGGCCTGCTCGGTGTGTATAAGTTCGAAGGCGAGCGGCTGGTGCACAGCGGTGAGCTTTCTACCCACGGTATCGGCCCGCACCAGGTGTCGTGGATGCCCGACGGCGAGACACTGATCGTGGCCAACGGCGGCATTCGCACCGAAGCCGAAAGCCGTGTGGAGATGAACCTCAACGCCATGGAGCCAAGCCTGGTATTGATGCGCCGCGACGGCACACTGATCAGCAAGGAAACCCTGGCGCAACAGATGAACAGCGTGCGCCACATGGGCATCGCCAGCGATGGCACCATCCTTACCGGTCAGCAATTCATGGGGCCGTCCCAAGAGCGTTCCGAGCTGCTGGCGATCAAGCGGCCAGGGCAGCCGTTCGTCCCCTTCCCGGTAGCCGATGAGCAGTTGCAGGCGATGGGGCATTACACCGCCAGCGTCGCGGTGCACAGCGAGTTGCGCCTGGTGGCGCTGACCGCGCCGCGTGGCAACCGCTTCTTTATCTGGGACATGGACAGCGGCGAGCTGCGCCTGGATGGGCCGTTACCGGACTGCGCGGGTGTCGGCGCGGTGGCGGATGGTTTTGTCGTCACCTCCGGTCAAGGGCGTTGCCGCTTCTACGATTGCCGCCAGCAACCGTTGGTGGCAACACCGCTGGAGTTGCCGGCGGGGCTCTGGGATAACCATCTGCACCTGATTTGA
- a CDS encoding imelysin family protein, protein MFRPKLLFTSLAALALGACSPQDPQAVTSAAIAKQVILPTYSRWVEADRQLAVSALAYCQGKESLDTARADFLHAQKAWAELQPLLIGPLAEGNRSWQVQFWPDKKNLVGRQVEQLVASQPQIDGAELAKSSVVVQGLSAYEYILYDAKTDLADAAQKARYCPLLVAIGDRQKALAEEILASWNSTDGMLAQMSKFPNQRYADSHEAIADLLRVQVTALDTLKKKLGTPMGRQTKGIPQPFQADAWRSQSSLQSLEASLAAAQTVWVGVDNKGLRGLLPADQKPLADKIDAAYAASLKLFASNQRTLNELLNDDAGRQQLNDLYDSLNVVHRLHEGELAKALGIQLGFNANDGD, encoded by the coding sequence ATGTTCCGTCCCAAGTTGTTGTTCACCAGCCTGGCCGCCCTTGCGCTGGGCGCCTGCTCGCCACAAGACCCGCAAGCCGTGACCTCGGCGGCGATCGCCAAGCAAGTGATCCTGCCGACCTACAGCCGCTGGGTCGAGGCCGACCGTCAACTGGCCGTCAGTGCCCTGGCCTACTGCCAAGGCAAGGAGAGCCTGGACACCGCCCGCGCAGACTTCCTCCACGCGCAAAAAGCCTGGGCCGAGTTGCAACCGCTGCTGATCGGCCCGCTGGCTGAAGGCAACCGTTCGTGGCAGGTGCAGTTCTGGCCGGACAAAAAGAACCTGGTGGGCCGTCAGGTAGAACAACTGGTCGCCAGCCAGCCGCAGATCGACGGCGCCGAACTGGCCAAGTCCAGCGTGGTGGTACAAGGCTTGTCGGCCTACGAATACATCCTCTACGACGCCAAGACCGACCTCGCCGACGCGGCACAGAAAGCGCGTTATTGCCCGCTGCTGGTGGCCATCGGCGACCGTCAGAAAGCCTTGGCTGAAGAGATCCTGGCCAGTTGGAATAGCACCGACGGCATGCTCGCGCAGATGAGCAAGTTTCCCAACCAGCGCTACGCCGATTCCCACGAAGCGATCGCTGATCTGCTGCGTGTGCAAGTGACCGCGCTGGACACCCTGAAGAAAAAACTCGGCACGCCGATGGGCCGCCAGACCAAGGGCATCCCGCAGCCGTTCCAGGCTGACGCATGGCGCAGCCAGTCGTCCCTGCAAAGCCTGGAGGCCAGCCTCGCCGCCGCCCAGACCGTGTGGGTCGGCGTCGACAACAAGGGCCTGCGCGGCCTGCTGCCGGCGGATCAGAAGCCATTGGCCGACAAGATCGACGCTGCCTATGCAGCATCGCTGAAACTGTTCGCCAGCAACCAGCGCACCCTCAACGAACTGTTGAACGATGACGCCGGGCGCCAGCAACTCAATGACCTCTACGACAGCCTCAATGTGGTTCACCGCCTGCACGAAGGCGAACTGGCCAAGGCGCTGGGCATCCAACTGGGCTTTAACGCCAACGACGGTGACTGA